DNA sequence from the Deinococcus apachensis DSM 19763 genome:
CTCCATCAGCCCGGCCAGGCCCTCCAGGGCGTAGTACTCGGCCTGGAGCGGGATTAGCAGGGCGTCCGAGGCGGCCAGGACATTCACAGTCAGTGGCCCCAGACTTGGGGGGGCGTCGATCAGGACGATGTCGTACCCCTGCACGCTGGCGAGCAGCCGGGCGAGGGCGTCCGGATCGTCGGCGAGTTCCACACCCGCCCCGGCAAGATCGGGGGTGGCGGGCAACACGTCCAGTCCGGATTGCGAGGTGGGCTGCACGAACTCGGCCACCCGGCCCGGCTCACCCAGCGCCTCGTAGAGCCCCTGCCCCGCGCCGCGCAGGCCCAGGCCGCTGGTGGCGTTCGCCTGGGGATCCATGTCGATGAGGAGCACCCGGCGTCCCCCCGCCGCCAGGTACGCGGCGAGGTTGATGGCGGTCGTCGTCTTCCCCACCCCGCCCTTCTGATTCACGACTCCGAGGGTCTTCACGTCGTCCGCCAGAATAACGGCTTGCGGTTGGGAACGCCCTCCCGACGGGGGTAACGGTCGGGGGTGGGGCCGGTCTTCTCGACCACGATCAGGGTGCGGGCATCCCCAGCAACCGGCAGCGTGAAGGGTTCCACGCTCCTCACCTCGCCCCCCACCTCGGCGGCGGCCAGCTTCCCGGCCTCCAGTTCCTCCGGCGCAATTGGCCCCTTCTGGGCCACAAGCAGTCCGCCCACCCGCAGGAACGGCAACGCGAGTTCGGCCAGGATGGGGAGCGCCGCGACGGCGCGCGTCACCACCCGGTCGTACGCTTCACGCTGTCCCGGTCCCCGCCCCAGGGTCTCGGCGCGGCTGACGAGCGGGTGAACGTTTTCCAGTTTGAGGGTCTGTGCCGTTCGGCCCACGAACTCCACCTTCTTGCGCGTCGCGTCCACGGGGATGAGCTGGAGGTCGGGCCGCACCAACGCGAGGGGGAGGGCGGGAAACCCGGCACCTGTGCCCAAGTCGAGTACCCGCAGTTCGCCCTCCAGCCAACCACCGCGCAGGCAGGTCAGCGAGTCCACGAAGTGCTTGAGGACGATGTCGCGCTCGTCGTGGAGGGCCGTAAGGTTCATCTGGGCAGAAGCTTCCCGCAGGAGGGCCAGCAGACGGGCGAACTGCTCCACCTGTCCTGGCTCCAATTCCAGCCCCAATTGCGATACGCCCTCCATGAGAAGGGTCTGACCTTCCGGTGTCACAGCCCGTACTTCACTTTCATCGCCTGATACCGCTCGAACACATGCTCGTCGATCTCCCCCAGCGGCAGAGCGTCGAGCAGCGGCACCAGCCGCTCGCGCAACACGTCGCCCCGCGCCATCCATTGAAAGTAGCTTCTCCCGCCGTGGTGGTAGGGGCCGTAGAGCCGTGAGCCCGGACACCACGCGAGTAACCGCCCGAACAGCCGCTCGTGCCGAAGGTGCATCCGCACCGTCACCTGCGGCTGCTTGCCGTCCCCGCCAAAATGCCCCTCGCCGATTAGAACGCCCAACAGGACTCCAGTTTCAAATGCCGAAGGCTCCAACTCCCCCTCCTGTTTCACCGTCAAGTTTCTCGTGAAACGAAGGGGGCGTCAAGTGAGAAGGGCGCTACCTTTCCTGTTGCACCGTCAGGTTTCCCGTGAAACAGCAGCGTTTCTACGCAGGTGAACGACCAGGGCGCTGATGTCGGCGTGTCGCACACCAGGGACGCGGGCAGCCTGGGCCACCGTCGCTGGCTTCGCCCGGGCCAGCTTCTCACGTGCCTCGTTTGAAAGGGCCGTGATTTCGGCAAAGTCCACCCCGAAGAGGCTCAGCTCGCGCGCTTTGTCCTCTGAGGCCAGCTGACGCTGAGCCCGTTCGATGTACCCCTCGTACTTCACGCGAATCGTCAGCGCCTCCCGCTCCCCCGGCGACAGCTCGGGAAGGAAGAGTCCCAACGCTTCCACGTCTTCCAATGCAAATTCGGGGCGGCGCAGCCAGGCGTCACCGGGCTGTCCCTGAAGACGCTGCATTTGCAGAGAGCGAATACCTTCACCGACTCGCCGGTATTTCTCAGCCACAGCCTGTCGCGTAACCTCATCCACGAGGCCCAACTCAAATCCCAGTCCAGTCAGCCGCTCGTCGGCATTGTCCTGGCGGACAAGCAGACGGTGCTCCACCCGGCTGGTCATCATGCGGTAAGGCTCGTCGCTTCCCTTAAATACCAGGTCGTCGAGGAGGACTCCCAGGTATCCCGTTTCACGTGAAATCTGAATCTCCTCCAGTCCCTGGGAGCGGCGAGCAGCGGCGGTTCCGGCCACGAGGCCCTGAGCCGCTGCTTCCTCATAGCCACTGGTGCCGTTGATTTGGCCCGCCGTGAATACACCCGGCAACAGGCGGGACTCCAGGTTGAGCGTCAACTCTGTGGAATCCACCACGTCGTACTCGACGGCGTAGGCGTACCGCTGAATCACCGCTGCCTCGAAACCGGGAAGCGTACGGACAAGCTGGTCCTGAAGGGCGGGCGGCAGGCTGGAGCTGAAGCCCTGCAGGTACACCTCGCTCGTCTGCACTCCATCGGGTTCTACGAACAGCAGGTGGCGATCATGGTGG
Encoded proteins:
- the rsmG gene encoding 16S rRNA (guanine(527)-N(7))-methyltransferase RsmG, with translation MEGVSQLGLELEPGQVEQFARLLALLREASAQMNLTALHDERDIVLKHFVDSLTCLRGGWLEGELRVLDLGTGAGFPALPLALVRPDLQLIPVDATRKKVEFVGRTAQTLKLENVHPLVSRAETLGRGPGQREAYDRVVTRAVAALPILAELALPFLRVGGLLVAQKGPIAPEELEAGKLAAAEVGGEVRSVEPFTLPVAGDARTLIVVEKTGPTPDRYPRREGVPNRKPLFWRTT
- a CDS encoding ParA family protein encodes the protein MKTLGVVNQKGGVGKTTTAINLAAYLAAGGRRVLLIDMDPQANATSGLGLRGAGQGLYEALGEPGRVAEFVQPTSQSGLDVLPATPDLAGAGVELADDPDALARLLASVQGYDIVLIDAPPSLGPLTVNVLAASDALLIPLQAEYYALEGLAGLMETVERVQGGLNPRLKVLGVAITMFDGRTNLAQEVETMVRQHFGELVFWSVVPRNVRLSEAPSFAKPINAFAPLSSGAAAYKRLSEEVMQRVEKI
- the mnmG gene encoding tRNA uridine-5-carboxymethylaminomethyl(34) synthesis enzyme MnmG, which translates into the protein MSGWNVIVIGGGHAGLEAAWAAAKFARTALLVGNPATIGRMPCNPAVGGPGKSQLVFEVQALGGLMGRLADDTAIHTRVLNASKGPAVQSLRVQNERDAYAERAQDVILGHPELDVVRGEAADLEADSRGGWFVVTTDGRRLHTRSVVVAAGTFMRGVTWYGRHSRPEGRQGEPPSRFLSEPLVRGGHVLKRYKTGTPPRVRADSVRFADLLEIPADPQPRGFTGRPGPRAVESPTWQTQTTPETHRLIQENLHESPMYAGDIEGLGPRYCPSIEDKVVRFAHHDRHLLFVEPDGVQTSEVYLQGFSSSLPPALQDQLVRTLPGFEAAVIQRYAYAVEYDVVDSTELTLNLESRLLPGVFTAGQINGTSGYEEAAAQGLVAGTAAARRSQGLEEIQISRETGYLGVLLDDLVFKGSDEPYRMMTSRVEHRLLVRQDNADERLTGLGFELGLVDEVTRQAVAEKYRRVGEGIRSLQMQRLQGQPGDAWLRRPEFALEDVEALGLFLPELSPGEREALTIRVKYEGYIERAQRQLASEDKARELSLFGVDFAEITALSNEAREKLARAKPATVAQAARVPGVRHADISALVVHLRRNAAVSRET